The Anolis carolinensis isolate JA03-04 chromosome 1, rAnoCar3.1.pri, whole genome shotgun sequence genome window below encodes:
- the lin7c gene encoding protein lin-7 homolog C, giving the protein MAALGEPVRLERDICRAIELLEKLQRTGEVPPQKLQALQRVLQSEFCNAVREVYEHVYETVDISSSPEVRANATAKATVAAFAASEGHSHPRVVELPKTEEGLGFNIMGGKEQNSPIYISRIIPGGIADRHGGLKRGDQLLSVNGVSVEGEHHEKAVELLKAAQGRVKLVVRYTPKVLEEMESRFEKMRSAKRRQQN; this is encoded by the exons ATGGCGGCGCTGGGGGAACCTGTGCGCTTGGAGAGAG ACATCTGTCGGGCTATTGAGTTGCTAGAAAAGTTGCAGAGGACTGGAGAGGTGCCCCCACAAAAACTGCAGGCTTTGCAAAGAGTCCTTCAAAGTGAGTTCTGTAATGCAGTAAGGGAG GTATATGAGCATGTATATGAGACTGTGGACATCAGCAGTAGCCCAGAAGTGAGAGCTAATGCTACAGCCAAG GCCACTGTTGCTGCCTTTGCTGCCAGTGAAGGCCATTCCCATCCCAGAGTTGTTGAACTACCAAAAACAGAAGAAGGGCTTGGATTCAACATCATGGGCGGCAAAGAGCAAAACTCTCCAATCTATATATCCCGAATTATCCCAGGTGGTATTGCTGATAGACACGGGGGATTGAAGCGTGGAGACCAGCTTCTTTCTGTAAACGGAGTG AGTGTTGAAGGGGAACATCATGAAAAAGCTGTGGAACTGCTGAAAGCAGCTCAAGGAAGAGTTAAGCTGGTTGTACGATACACACCCAAAGTCCTGGAAGAGATGGAGTCCCGATTTGAAAAAATGAGATCAGCAAAGCGCAGACAACAGAATTAA